A stretch of DNA from Plodia interpunctella isolate USDA-ARS_2022_Savannah chromosome 11, ilPloInte3.2, whole genome shotgun sequence:
gttggttggttggttggttggttggttggttggttggttggttggttggttggttggttggttggttggttggttggttggttggttggttggttggttggttggttggttggttggttggttggttggttggttggttggttggttggttggttggttggttggttggttggttggttggttggttggttggttggttggttggttggttggttggttggttggttggttggttggttggttggttggttggttggttggttggttggttggttggttggttggttggttggttggttggttggttggttggttggttggttggttggttggttggttggttggttggttggttggttggttggttggttggttggttggttggttgggttggttaggttaggttaggttggttaggttaggttaggttaggttaggttaggttaggttaggttaggttaggttaggttaggttaggttaggttaggtttgaGGCGGCGGGGAACCACCCCACAGTGCTTGCGTCCACGTCGCGTTCCCCGGGCAACGTCGCGTCCTAACCACCGTAACGGAGTGGTTAGGCCGACGGCTAAAGTGCACTGTGCAGAAGGAGCAATTTGCAATTGTGAAGAATGTCATCTAATGACCAAACCTTGAGGGACGCCCGCGGGCGTTTCCTgaaaaaaggcccttctcagggccacccaaaaggcccttctcagggccacccaaaaggcccttctcagggccacccaaaaggcccttctcagggccacccaaaaggcccttctcagggccacccaaaaggcccttctcagggccaaacAAAGGGAAGGGGGGAAATGGAATGTTCAGGGTCTGAACATTCCGCTGGGGAGGAAACGGACGGGAGTGGCCTCGCTGTGGGCCAAAAGAGGATGGGgagcctgatgggaagtgcGGGCTCCATCACCTCGCTGTCGGAGTCGGTGCTGGGCAACAAGCGCCTCTATTCTGAGGTGGCGACTGGTTCCGGCACCGACACTGAGGTCGGTGTGCCACGGGCACAGTCAGTGGCGAAGAGGGGCAAGGCCCGGGGTGCCTCGCACCTGACGAGGGCCCGGGCTGAAGCGAGGAGGAGTCAAGAGGAGGATGCCGAGGCTTCCTTCTCGGCCTCTCTAGGGGCTCGGGCCTTCCGGAGGGGAGGACCCCCGAGTGGTGGGGACGATGATGTGGTGGTGGCCCCCATTGATGCGCGCGACTTTGGGGCCATGGGTGCTGATGGACTCATGGCCACTGCGGTGGAGAGGCTGGGTATAATAACCAGCCTCGTCGGAAAGACTGCCGCCCTCAAGGGGGGCTTTAACTCCAAAATTATGCGGGCCTCCTCGGATATCAGGGATATCGTGGACACCCTGGTGGCGCGCAGCGAGTCGGACGAAGTTCGACGCCTTAAGGCCGATAATGGTCGCCTCCAAAGGGAGGTGGCCATTATGAAGGCTGAGGTCGCTGCGCTCCGCCGGGGGTTCGAGGAGGCTCGCCGTGAGGCTGCTCAGGCTGCGCGGACGGTGCAGCGGCAGGCTGCTCCAGTGGAGGATGAGCTGGAGCAGAGGATGGCCAGATTGATTGATGGCCGTCTGGCAGCGTTAGGACTGGCTGGGTGTCCTCGGAGTGCCACTCGTCAACCTCTGGCGGGTGACAACTCCGAGGTGGCGAGGGCTGCAAGGACGGCCATTGATCAGGCCTCCGGTCTGGGTCCGGCGCCGCGGCTTGAGCAGCCGGTGGTGGAGTTGGAGGTTCGGGCCCCTGCACGCCCGGCCTCTGAGAGGCGGGGTTGTAAGGGGGTAGGTGCTGGGGGAGCGACAGAGTGGGGGCCCTTCGGGCCGTCGACCTCAACAGCTGTGGTCGACGAATGCCCGGAGCTCCCCTGGGTCGAAGTCCGGGGGAGGAGGGGGAAGGGGAAGGGCGTGGGAAAGAAGTCCCAGCCCAAACCTGCGGAGCGACCGGCGGCGGCCCCAACAAAGGCCACTGCAACGGCGCCCAAGGCACCCCCCAGGGCGGCGCCAGCGAGGGCGGCCAAGCTGTCGGCCCCTAGCTCCTCGGCTGTAATTCTCAAGTTACAGCCAGAGGCAGCGCAAAAAGGGGCCACATACAGCTCCGCCCTCCTCAAGGCCGAGCAGGCGGTGAGGAGGTCTCTGGCCCCTCCAACTCAGACAAGGCAGATGCGCTTGCATCGGCCTTGAAGGCGGCCCTTTCCGGCGTCGCGGACGTTTCCAGGCCCGTCAAAACCGCGGACTTCCGCGTGACGGGCCTGAATGATGCGGCAACGGCGCAGCGGATAAAGGCTGCGGTCGCGCAAGCCGGGAGCTGCACGGAGGACCAGGTCTGGGTGGGTGAAATCCGCTCAGACTGGCGGGGCTCTGGCTCTGCCCTGATGCGCTGCCCGGTCACGACGGCCAAAAAGCTGATCGAGGCGGGCAGCCTCACGGTAGGCTGGAGCCGGGTGCAGCTCcggcacctggaggcgcgccccatgcACTGCTACAAGTGCATGGGGAAGGGGCACACTGCATCGCTGTGCCCCTCGCAGACGGACCGCAGCCGGCTCTGCTATAGGTGCGGGGAGACAGGGCATCTGTCCGCCTCCTGCACAGCGGAGCCCCGCTGCGCGGTATGCCGCGACGCCGGCAAGCCGGCGGGCCACGTGATGGGGGGTAGGGCCTGCAACCCACCCCCGATCCGAGGGAAAGGACCGTCCCCTCCTCCGCGCGAGGGAAGGCAAGGGGAGGCGCCAGTCGGCCAAATGGAGGAGTGATGGGGGTCACCTTCCTCCAGGCCAACCTCAACCACTCCGCTAGGGCGCAGGATCTCCTCCTGCAATCCATGGCGGAGTGGGATTTGGATGTCGCGGTGGTCGCGGAGCCGTACGCGGTTCCCTCCCTGCCCCACTGGGCGGGGGATCTGGATGGCCTCGTGGCCATCGTGGCTAGGCCTGGTGCCGCCCCTCCCCTCGCGATTAAGAAGAGAGGGAACGGCTTTGTGgtggcggttcggggagagtacgccataattggtgtttacttctccccgaaccgggatTTGCCGGCCCTGGAGCGGTTCTTGGATGCTCTGGGGCCGGAAATAAGGCGGTTAGCGCCCCTAAAGGTCTTCGTGGCCGGtgacttcaacgccaaatcaacggcgtgggggaacccggccacggagcccaaggggcgaaaggtggaagagtgggcgctggccgcggggctgtctctcctaaacagggggacagcccacacgtgcgtgcgacggacgggcggatcggtggtggacctgacgttcgccaccccctccgccgcgcgctccgtgtcggactggagggtggaagggggggtggagacactctcggaccacttgtatattcggttcgaggtgtcggccgccccccaatgtcaggcggcatcatcgtcccgggtgcgcagccggttcccgcgctgggcccttacgcggcttgaccgggagctggcggaagaggcggccatcgtcggccgctggagcctcccgcctctagacggaatgggggtggacgacgcggctgaccgtctcggcgacgctttcacagcggtgtgccgggcggccatgccaagcgtaggtcgagccccccctaggcgggcggtctattggtggtcggcggagattgccgcccttcgcgtcgcctgcaacgcggcccgaagggcctatagtcgaagcaggcggcgcagtccccgggacgaggagagggatggtcagctgtatgcggtgtatgtggaaaaccgtaaggagctgcagctggccatcggtcgggccaaggaggaagccttcgaggagctggtggagggtatcgaaagagacccatggggccggccgtataagtgggcgcgagacaaattgcgcccacaggcgaccccgctaacggagacccttcagccagctctgctgggggagattgtcggggatctattccccggcaatccgcgagggttttctcctccgaggatggcccgacagccgcctgacgcggagggagaagaggtggaggcagatccgcctcccgtcaccgacgtcgaaatggaggtggtcctcgaccgcctccagacaaggaagagggcaccgggtccagacggggtgcacgggaaagtgcttgcgctgattctcgtgcacctcggggaggagtttcgggggctgctcaaccgctgtctgcgagaggggcagttcccgaaattatggaaggagggccggctctgccttattccgaaggggagccggcccttggactcggcttcggcggtgcgacctctggtcctgctgagcgaggctgggaaggccctagagagtgtctgagcgaggctgggaaggccctagagagtgttgtggcctctcgcctcgttcggcatgtggaggaaggcccgggaccgcgtctctctgacgtgcagtacggattccgggccaagaggtccaccatcgacgccctcaggcgtctgcggtcggtgacggaggaggcggacagagaaggcgaggtgaccctggcgacgtcgttagacatcgccaacgccttcaacagtatcccgcactgtgtaatacgggaggcgctccggtacttcggagtgccctcgtacctgcgggggctgttgggggcgtacctggaggagcgggtcgtcctgtacgaggacaggggaggtcaaatggtccggcggggcgtcgggtgcggtgtcccgcaggggtcgattctcggccctatcctgtgggacatcgcatacgattgggtcctgcggtgccggcttccccccgggacgggtgtcatctgctatgcggatgacactctcttcacgtcccggggtgcgaatttcggtgaggcggcgcggctggccgaaacgggcctcgcccttttggtcggccgcatagagaggttggggcttcgggtccgactggataagaccgaagtcctcctcttccgcggggcccggacgcgaggacctcccccaggggcgcgcctccaggtgggtcatgaggagttgagggtgagtgcccagatgaaatacctgggcctcatcctcgacgggagatggtcctttgtcccccacttccgagagctggggcaaag
This window harbors:
- the LOC128673886 gene encoding uncharacterized protein LOC128673886 codes for the protein MECSGSEHSAGEETDGSGLAVGQKRMGSLMGSAGSITSLSESVLGNKRLYSEVATGSGTDTEVGVPRAQSVAKRGKARGASHLTRARAEARRSQEEDAEASFSASLGARAFRRGGPPSGGDDDVVVAPIDARDFGAMGADGLMATAVERLGIITSLVGKTAALKGGFNSKIMRASSDIRDIVDTLVARSESDEVRRLKADNGRLQREVAIMKAEVAALRRGFEEARREAAQAARTVQRQAAPVEDELEQRMARLIDGRLAALGLAGCPRSATRQPLAGDNSEVARAARTAIDQASGLGPAPRLEQPVVELEVRAPARPASERRGCKGVGAGGATEWGPFGPSTSTAVVDECPELPWVEVRGRRGKGKGVGKKSQPKPAERPAAAPTKATATAPKAPPRAAPARAAKLSAPSSSAVILKLQPEAAQKGATYSSALLKAEQAVRRPVKTADFRVTGLNDAATAQRIKAAVAQAGSCTEDQVWVGEIRSDWRGSGSALMRCPVTTAKKLIEAGSLTVGWSRVQLRHLEARPMHCYKCMGKGHTASLCPSQTDRSRLCYRCGETGHLSASCTAEPRCAVCRDAGKPAGHVMGGRACNPPPIRGKGPSPPPREGRQGEAPVGQMEE
- the LOC135309817 gene encoding uncharacterized protein LOC135309817, which gives rise to MGVTFLQANLNHSARAQDLLLQSMAEWDLDVAVVAEPYAVPSLPHWAGDLDGLVAIVARPGAAPPLAIKKRGNGFVVAVRGEYAIIGVYFSPNRDLPALERFLDALGPEIRRLAPLKVFVAGDFNAKSTAWGNPATEPKGRKVE